A genome region from Kaistia algarum includes the following:
- a CDS encoding ABC transporter permease — translation MDLFRLLSFGPDGWGDELLTGAFLTIRLALATLPFGLALGLLIAVARRSSSFLPRALGNVYSTVFRGLPELLTIFIVYFGGQILLRRIATFVGVTGDFEVNGFFAGMIALGVVFSAYSSEVFLGAFRNIPAGQYEAAQSLGLKRFTTFRLVIWPQLVRLSLPGLANLWLALLKDTSLVSVIAINDLLRMTSLAVRVTKEPFFFFGIACLLYLAMSIVSSVGISAIERWAGRGQRRTA, via the coding sequence TTGGATCTGTTTCGACTCCTGAGCTTCGGGCCCGATGGCTGGGGCGATGAGCTTCTCACCGGGGCGTTCCTGACGATCCGCCTCGCGCTCGCCACGCTTCCCTTCGGTCTGGCCCTCGGCCTCCTCATCGCTGTCGCCCGACGAAGCTCATCCTTCCTGCCGCGAGCCCTCGGCAATGTTTATTCGACGGTCTTCCGCGGCCTGCCGGAACTGCTCACTATCTTCATCGTCTATTTCGGCGGGCAGATCCTGCTGCGACGCATAGCGACTTTTGTCGGCGTCACGGGCGATTTCGAGGTGAACGGGTTTTTCGCCGGCATGATCGCGCTGGGGGTGGTCTTCTCGGCCTATTCCTCGGAAGTCTTCCTCGGCGCCTTCCGCAACATTCCGGCCGGTCAATATGAGGCGGCGCAGTCACTGGGACTGAAGCGCTTCACCACATTCCGCCTCGTCATCTGGCCACAGCTCGTCCGGCTGTCCCTGCCCGGCCTCGCCAATCTCTGGCTGGCGCTGCTCAAAGACACGTCGCTGGTCTCCGTCATCGCCATCAACGACCTGCTGCGCATGACCAGTCTCGCCGTGCGCGTCACCAAGGAGCCATTCTTCTTTTTCGGCATCGCCTGCCTGCTTTATCTGGCGATGTCGATCGTCTCCTCGGTCGGAATCTCGGCCATCGAGCGATGGGCGGGTCGCGGCCAGAGGAGGACGGCATGA
- a CDS encoding ABC transporter permease encodes MGGSRPEEDGMNWELLAAYGPRMLEGLLVTIELVAISIFFGALLALPIALARMSRFLPIRAIAFAYVYAVRGTPLLAQTFLVYYGAGQFRHELDAIGLWWLFKDAFFCCVLTFTLNTAAYQAEIYRGAILAVPRGQIEAALSLGLRRGQVFRSVVIPQAFLIALRPLGNEIILMIKGSSVAAIVTVFDLMGATRLAYSRSFDFQVYLWAAVLYLAMVETLRRLWDRMEDRLTRHLGRAQPSSVSTNSGS; translated from the coding sequence ATGGGCGGGTCGCGGCCAGAGGAGGACGGCATGAACTGGGAACTTCTCGCCGCCTATGGCCCGCGCATGCTCGAAGGCCTGCTGGTCACGATCGAACTTGTGGCGATCTCCATCTTCTTCGGCGCCTTGCTGGCTCTGCCGATCGCGCTCGCCCGCATGAGCCGCTTCCTGCCGATCCGGGCGATCGCCTTCGCCTATGTCTACGCCGTGCGCGGCACGCCGCTGCTGGCCCAGACTTTCCTCGTCTATTATGGCGCCGGCCAGTTCCGTCACGAGCTGGACGCGATCGGACTCTGGTGGCTGTTCAAGGACGCCTTCTTCTGCTGCGTCCTGACCTTCACGCTCAACACCGCCGCCTATCAGGCGGAGATCTATCGCGGCGCCATCCTTGCCGTTCCGCGAGGCCAGATCGAGGCTGCATTGTCGCTGGGCCTGCGACGCGGACAGGTCTTCCGTAGCGTCGTGATCCCGCAGGCCTTCCTCATCGCGCTCCGCCCGCTCGGCAACGAGATTATCCTGATGATCAAGGGCTCGTCGGTCGCTGCGATCGTCACCGTCTTCGACCTGATGGGAGCGACCCGCCTCGCCTATTCCCGTTCGTTCGACTTCCAGGTCTATCTCTGGGCCGCCGTCCTCTACCTCGCCATGGTGGAAACGCTGCGCCGTCTCTGGGACCGGATGGAAGACAGGCTCACGCGCCACCTTGGACGCGCGCAGCCCTCGTCGGTTTCCACGAATAGCGGCTCGTAG